Proteins encoded by one window of Musa acuminata AAA Group cultivar baxijiao chromosome BXJ2-9, Cavendish_Baxijiao_AAA, whole genome shotgun sequence:
- the LOC135622500 gene encoding uncharacterized protein LOC135622500 isoform X1, which translates to MGHIKVCLLKATNRTGRCNSQHTMVQPYRKELAKYFENNDDARSLTFLLPPLMEEDFAHEELHLVVDATHHMEHMETDEITSGLQKSCRQIATRCRSRLRVLRRI; encoded by the exons ATGGGACATATCAAAGTTTGCTTGTTGAAAGCCACAAACAG GACAGGTAGGTGCAACTCGCAACACACGATGGTGCAACCTTACAGAAAAG AACTTGCAAAGTATTTTGAGAATAATGATGATGCCAGGAGCTTAACCTTTCTGCTACCACCGCTTATGGAGGAAGActttgctcatgaagagcttcacTTAGTTGTAGATGCCACCCATCACATGGAGCACATGGAGACCGATGAAATCACTTCTGGACTGCAAAAG TCGTGCAGGCAGATCGCCACCAGATGCCGATCTCGACTTAGGGTTCTCCGAAGGATATAG
- the LOC135622500 gene encoding uncharacterized protein LOC135622500 isoform X2 yields MGHIKVCLLKATNRTGRCNSQHTMVQPYRKELAKYFENNDDARSLTFLLPPLMEEDFAHEELHLVVDATHHMEHMETDEITSGLQKADRHQMPIST; encoded by the exons ATGGGACATATCAAAGTTTGCTTGTTGAAAGCCACAAACAG GACAGGTAGGTGCAACTCGCAACACACGATGGTGCAACCTTACAGAAAAG AACTTGCAAAGTATTTTGAGAATAATGATGATGCCAGGAGCTTAACCTTTCTGCTACCACCGCTTATGGAGGAAGActttgctcatgaagagcttcacTTAGTTGTAGATGCCACCCATCACATGGAGCACATGGAGACCGATGAAATCACTTCTGGACTGCAAAAG GCAGATCGCCACCAGATGCCGATCTCGACTTAG